From the genome of Erythrobacter litoralis, one region includes:
- a CDS encoding VOC family protein: MSEHPVKLGGIHHAAYRCKDAKETVEWYGRVLGMGYTTAFAEDHVPSTGEYDPYMHVFLDAGNGNVLAFFELPNQKDMGRDENTPAWVQHLAFKVPDEEALLAAKAHVESEGIEVLGPTHHGIFKSIYFFDPNGHRVELAADIGTDEQYAELARVAPLMLEEWSQTKKAPRHADWLHEIAREEHAAKG, translated from the coding sequence ATGAGCGAACATCCGGTCAAACTGGGCGGCATCCACCACGCCGCATATCGCTGCAAGGACGCGAAGGAGACGGTGGAGTGGTACGGCCGCGTGCTCGGCATGGGCTACACCACTGCCTTTGCCGAGGATCACGTGCCCTCGACCGGGGAATACGATCCTTACATGCACGTCTTCCTCGATGCCGGGAACGGCAACGTGCTCGCCTTCTTCGAATTGCCGAACCAGAAGGACATGGGCCGCGACGAGAACACGCCCGCCTGGGTGCAGCACCTCGCCTTCAAGGTACCTGACGAGGAGGCGCTGCTCGCCGCCAAGGCGCATGTCGAGAGCGAGGGCATCGAGGTGCTCGGCCCCACGCATCACGGCATCTTCAAGTCGATCTACTTCTTCGATCCAAACGGCCACCGGGTCGAGCTCGCCGCCGATATCGGGACGGACGAACAATATGCCGAACTCGCCCGCGTGGCGCCGCTGATGCTGGAAGAATGGAGCCAGACCAAGAAGGCCCCGCGCCACGCGGACTGGCTGCATGAAATCGCGCGCGAGGAACACGCGGCGAAGGGGTGA
- the hppD gene encoding 4-hydroxyphenylpyruvate dioxygenase, whose product MTQHPGDLFENPAGLDGFEFVEFCAPEKGVLEPVFEAMGFTLVAKHRSKDVHLWRQGGINLIANYEPRSAAWYFAREHGPSACGMAFRVRDAAAAYDHLIEKGAEPVHVETGVMELRIPAIRGIGGAILYLVDRYAGAEGKSLTIYDIDFDYLPGVDPYPEGAGFHTIDHLTHNVYTGRMKYWADYYETLFNFREIRFFDIKGEYTGLTSQALTAPDGKIRIPLNEEGEGGKGQIEEFLKQFNGEGIQHIALICDDLIKCYDRLKEYGVPFMTAPPATYYEMLDERLPGHGQDAEALQARGILLDGTTEGGKPRLLLQIFAEAQVGPVFFEFIQRKGDEGFGEGNFKALFESLERDQIRRGALEVDEKEPAE is encoded by the coding sequence ATGACCCAGCACCCCGGAGACCTGTTCGAAAACCCTGCCGGCCTCGACGGCTTCGAATTCGTCGAGTTCTGCGCCCCTGAAAAGGGCGTGCTCGAACCCGTCTTCGAGGCAATGGGCTTCACGCTGGTCGCCAAACACCGGTCCAAGGACGTGCATCTCTGGCGCCAGGGGGGGATCAATCTCATCGCCAATTATGAACCGCGCAGCGCGGCCTGGTATTTCGCCCGCGAACACGGGCCGAGCGCGTGCGGCATGGCGTTCCGCGTGCGCGATGCTGCGGCGGCCTATGATCACCTGATCGAGAAGGGGGCCGAACCGGTCCATGTCGAAACCGGCGTGATGGAACTGCGCATCCCGGCGATCCGCGGGATCGGCGGCGCGATCCTCTATCTCGTCGATCGCTATGCCGGGGCCGAGGGCAAGAGCCTGACGATCTACGACATCGATTTCGATTACCTGCCCGGCGTCGATCCCTATCCCGAAGGCGCCGGCTTCCACACGATCGATCACCTCACCCACAACGTCTACACCGGGCGCATGAAGTACTGGGCCGATTATTACGAGACCCTGTTCAACTTCCGCGAGATCCGCTTCTTCGACATCAAGGGCGAATATACCGGCCTCACCTCGCAGGCGCTGACCGCGCCCGACGGCAAGATCCGCATCCCGCTCAATGAAGAAGGCGAGGGCGGCAAGGGCCAGATCGAGGAGTTCCTCAAGCAGTTCAACGGCGAGGGCATCCAGCACATCGCGCTGATCTGCGACGATCTGATCAAGTGCTACGACCGGCTCAAGGAATACGGCGTGCCGTTCATGACCGCGCCGCCCGCGACCTATTACGAAATGCTCGACGAACGCCTTCCCGGCCACGGCCAGGATGCCGAGGCATTGCAGGCCCGCGGCATCCTGCTCGACGGGACGACCGAAGGGGGCAAGCCCCGTCTCCTCCTGCAGATCTTCGCCGAGGCGCAGGTCGGCCCGGTGTTCTTCGAATTCATCCAGAGGAAGGGCGATGAGGGCTTCGGTGAGGGCAATTTCAAGGCCCTGTTCGAAAGCCTCGAACGCGACCAGATCCGCCGCGGCGCGCTCGAGGTGGACGAAAAGGAACCGGCCGAATGA
- a CDS encoding VOC family protein — MIKTKGINHVALVCRDMKETVQFYTEVLKMPLFKTVQLPDGGQHFFFDCGGGNSVAFFWWKDAPPAAPGIASVRKFPFDAKTAHGSMNHLAFHMEEDELEAALERLEEAGVEHTHMVFNHDDSPSGYAKEMHEGVFVRSVYFSDPDGILLEFAATTKKFGPEDVAHEPATAETREDA, encoded by the coding sequence ATGATCAAGACCAAGGGCATCAACCATGTCGCCCTCGTCTGCCGCGACATGAAGGAGACGGTCCAGTTCTACACCGAAGTGCTGAAGATGCCGCTCTTCAAGACGGTGCAACTGCCCGATGGCGGACAGCATTTCTTCTTCGACTGCGGCGGCGGCAATTCGGTAGCCTTCTTCTGGTGGAAGGACGCGCCGCCCGCCGCGCCCGGCATCGCATCGGTGAGGAAATTCCCTTTCGATGCCAAGACCGCGCACGGATCGATGAACCACCTCGCCTTCCACATGGAAGAGGATGAACTGGAGGCCGCGCTCGAACGGCTCGAGGAAGCGGGGGTCGAACACACCCACATGGTCTTCAACCACGATGACAGTCCCTCGGGCTATGCAAAGGAGATGCACGAGGGCGTCTTCGTGCGCTCGGTCTATTTCTCCGACCCCGACGGCATCCTGCTCGAATTCGCGGCAACGACGAAGAAGTTCGGTCCCGAGGACGTGGCCCACGAACCGGCGACGGCGGAAACGCGGGAGGACGCCTGA
- a CDS encoding carboxymuconolactone decarboxylase family protein, with translation MPRLREVPRAEAEEKTVLALYAMLFGDRDPVAEPGTATGTPGDWWTVFANSPATLKHAAQGFAYYRSPERKLDPVLRELGQTWAGWATGSQFVFSQHCKSLRGLAVPEEKIESIPTWQTSDAFSARERLVLAYSDRLVTHAGRVPDALFAQVKAEFSDEEILELTYITCLYQMHAVMSRALRTEFDDRDDPITEVPAPEGFDAMDFLGGERRGR, from the coding sequence ATGCCCCGGCTGAGGGAGGTTCCGAGGGCCGAGGCGGAGGAAAAGACCGTCCTTGCGCTTTACGCCATGCTGTTCGGTGACCGCGATCCCGTCGCCGAGCCCGGCACCGCGACGGGCACGCCGGGCGACTGGTGGACGGTCTTCGCCAATTCGCCCGCGACGCTGAAACACGCAGCCCAGGGCTTTGCCTATTACCGCTCTCCCGAGCGCAAGCTCGACCCCGTGCTGCGCGAGCTGGGACAGACCTGGGCGGGCTGGGCGACCGGCAGCCAGTTCGTTTTCTCGCAGCATTGCAAGAGCCTGCGCGGGCTCGCCGTGCCCGAGGAGAAGATCGAGTCGATACCGACATGGCAGACATCGGACGCGTTTTCCGCAAGGGAACGCCTCGTCCTTGCCTATTCGGATCGGCTCGTCACCCATGCGGGCCGCGTGCCCGATGCATTGTTCGCGCAGGTGAAGGCGGAATTCAGCGACGAGGAAATCCTTGAACTCACCTACATCACCTGCCTCTACCAGATGCACGCGGTGATGAGCCGGGCGCTGCGGACCGAATTCGACGACCGCGACGATCCGATCACCGAAGTCCCCGCGCCCGAAGGCTTCGACGCGATGGACTTTCTCGGCGGGGAGCGGCGCGGGCGCTAA
- a CDS encoding acetyl-CoA acetyltransferase, which yields MIADSTPVIIGVGQYSERVREPGYEGLNYMDLAGRALSASIADSSATGKVADSIDTLAAIRAFEMSRPGKEPPFGAPDNIPGAIAKRVGADPSRKILTTTGGQTNQQLVGEFASAIAAGESRCAVVVGSEAISTVLALAAKGEKPDWSEDIGGDYEDQGFGIDELMEPALFAHGASGAIPLYALAENARRAKLGKSLEEYRLDIGRLFEPFTRIAAANPHAAAPAMRSAEELATVTERNRIVAEPYPRMTVARDQVNQAAAIILASAGLARELGVPEDKWVHIHAVTASTELKLSQRPDLSAAPASIASVEAALARAGRGIEDIGYIDFYSCFAIPVFNQIDHFGLGIDDPRGLTLTGGLPFFGGAGNNYSAHAIAEAVERARRDRGAFALVGANGGWMSKYATGIYSTEPADWSANDRFEKLPLAQDAVPLAKETAARATVETYTINHGKSGSDAIFIGRNDRGERVIGNADLSDEATRELFESGEPFGDTLALEQDERGRTIGRLAPMPGL from the coding sequence ATGATCGCCGACAGCACGCCCGTCATCATCGGGGTCGGGCAGTATTCCGAGCGCGTGCGTGAGCCCGGCTATGAAGGTCTCAATTACATGGACCTTGCCGGGCGGGCGCTGTCGGCGTCGATTGCGGACAGTTCGGCTACGGGCAAGGTCGCGGACAGCATCGACACGCTGGCCGCGATCCGCGCCTTCGAAATGTCGCGTCCTGGCAAGGAGCCGCCCTTCGGCGCGCCCGACAACATCCCCGGCGCGATAGCGAAGCGCGTCGGCGCCGACCCTTCGCGCAAGATCCTGACCACGACGGGCGGGCAGACCAACCAGCAGCTCGTCGGCGAATTCGCGAGCGCCATCGCGGCGGGCGAAAGCCGATGCGCGGTGGTGGTCGGTTCGGAAGCGATCTCGACCGTGCTCGCTCTCGCGGCGAAAGGCGAGAAGCCCGACTGGTCGGAGGACATCGGCGGCGATTACGAAGACCAGGGCTTCGGCATCGACGAACTCATGGAGCCCGCTCTGTTCGCGCACGGCGCGTCCGGGGCGATCCCGCTCTATGCGCTCGCCGAGAATGCCCGGCGCGCAAAGCTCGGCAAGAGCCTCGAGGAATACAGGCTCGATATCGGCCGCCTGTTCGAACCCTTCACCCGCATCGCCGCCGCCAATCCCCATGCCGCCGCGCCCGCGATGCGCAGCGCCGAGGAACTCGCGACCGTGACGGAGCGCAACCGCATCGTCGCAGAGCCCTATCCGCGCATGACGGTGGCGCGCGACCAGGTGAACCAGGCGGCCGCGATCATTCTCGCGAGTGCGGGCCTGGCGCGCGAACTCGGCGTGCCGGAGGACAAATGGGTCCACATCCACGCCGTTACCGCATCGACCGAGCTCAAGCTTTCGCAGCGCCCCGACCTTTCCGCCGCGCCCGCTTCCATCGCCAGCGTCGAGGCGGCGCTCGCGCGGGCGGGCCGGGGAATCGAGGACATCGGCTACATCGATTTCTATTCCTGCTTCGCCATTCCCGTCTTCAACCAGATCGACCATTTCGGGCTCGGCATCGACGATCCGCGCGGCCTAACCCTGACGGGTGGCCTGCCGTTCTTCGGCGGGGCGGGGAACAATTATTCCGCCCACGCCATCGCCGAAGCGGTGGAGCGCGCGCGGCGCGACCGGGGCGCTTTCGCGCTGGTCGGCGCGAATGGCGGCTGGATGAGCAAATACGCGACCGGGATTTATTCCACCGAGCCTGCCGACTGGTCCGCGAATGACCGCTTCGAGAAGCTGCCCCTGGCGCAGGATGCGGTCCCGCTGGCGAAGGAAACGGCGGCGCGCGCCACGGTCGAGACCTATACGATCAACCACGGCAAATCGGGCAGCGATGCCATCTTCATCGGCCGCAACGACAGGGGCGAGCGCGTCATCGGCAATGCCGACCTCTCGGACGAGGCGACCCGCGAACTGTTCGAAAGCGGGGAGCCTTTCGGCGACACGCTCGCGCTCGAACAGGACGAGCGCGGGCGCACGATCGGCCGTCTTGCGCCGATGCCCGGCCTTTAG
- a CDS encoding acetyl-CoA C-acetyltransferase gives MGEAYIIDAVRTPRGIGKQGKGALAEQHPQHLAATVLRAIAERNKLDTSTVDDVIWSVSTQDGMQAGDLGRMAALDAGYDITSSGTTLDRFCGGGITSVNLAAAQVMSGMEDCIVAGGTEMMSLTAAMSKEKMQAGLKPPMMGSYNERLQRVHPQSHQGICGDAIASMEGFTREELDEVGYRSQQRAAEAISEGRFDKSVVPVVDDEGNVVLDREEYPRPQTTKEDLAKLEPAFTKIADVPLDKNGTTFRSLINQKYPDLTIEHFHHAGNSSGVVDGAAAVLVCSKEYAQKHGLKPRARIVATANMGDDPTLMLNAPVPAAKKVLAKAGMTLEDIDLFEINEAFAVVAAKFVRDLGLSWDKVNVNGGSIALGHPIGATGSILIGTIIDELERRDLKTGLVTMCAAGGMAPAIIVERVDDFVN, from the coding sequence ATGGGCGAAGCCTACATCATCGACGCAGTGCGCACCCCGCGCGGGATCGGCAAGCAGGGCAAGGGTGCACTGGCCGAACAGCACCCGCAGCATCTCGCCGCGACCGTGCTGAGAGCCATTGCCGAGCGCAACAAGCTCGACACCTCGACCGTCGATGACGTGATCTGGTCGGTGTCCACGCAGGACGGGATGCAAGCGGGCGACCTCGGGCGGATGGCCGCGCTCGATGCGGGCTATGACATCACTTCGTCGGGCACGACGCTCGACCGGTTCTGCGGCGGCGGGATCACCAGCGTGAACCTCGCCGCGGCACAAGTGATGAGCGGGATGGAGGACTGCATCGTCGCCGGCGGGACGGAGATGATGAGCCTGACCGCTGCCATGTCGAAGGAAAAGATGCAGGCCGGGCTCAAGCCGCCGATGATGGGCAGCTACAACGAACGGCTCCAGCGCGTGCACCCGCAGTCGCACCAGGGCATTTGCGGCGATGCGATCGCCAGCATGGAAGGCTTCACCCGCGAGGAACTGGACGAGGTCGGCTACCGTTCGCAGCAGCGCGCGGCCGAGGCGATTTCCGAAGGGCGGTTCGACAAGTCGGTGGTCCCGGTGGTCGACGATGAGGGCAACGTGGTTCTCGACCGTGAGGAATATCCGCGCCCGCAGACCACCAAGGAAGATCTCGCCAAGCTCGAGCCCGCCTTCACCAAGATAGCCGACGTGCCGCTCGACAAGAACGGGACCACGTTCCGCAGCCTCATCAACCAGAAATACCCGGACCTCACGATCGAGCATTTCCACCATGCCGGCAATTCCTCCGGCGTGGTCGACGGGGCGGCCGCGGTGCTGGTGTGCAGCAAGGAATACGCCCAGAAGCACGGGCTGAAGCCGCGCGCGCGGATCGTCGCGACCGCCAACATGGGCGATGACCCGACATTGATGCTGAACGCGCCCGTCCCGGCGGCAAAGAAGGTGCTGGCGAAGGCGGGCATGACCCTCGAGGACATTGACCTGTTCGAGATCAACGAGGCCTTCGCGGTCGTCGCCGCCAAGTTCGTGCGCGACCTCGGGCTCAGTTGGGACAAGGTCAACGTCAACGGCGGCTCGATAGCGCTGGGCCACCCCATCGGCGCGACCGGCTCGATCCTGATCGGCACTATCATTGACGAGCTCGAACGCCGCGATCTCAAGACCGGCCTCGTCACGATGTGCGCGGCGGGCGGCATGGCGCCTGCCATCATCGTCGAGCGCGTCGACGACTTCGTGAACTGA
- a CDS encoding crotonase/enoyl-CoA hydratase family protein: MSDTETPEVLTEVDDGVLIVTINRPEAKNAMSKAAAEGIAAAMDRLDNEDDLRVGILTGAGGTFCSGMDLKGFLRGESPTVEGRGFGGVVQAPPAKPLIAAVEGYALAGGLELMIACDLVVANAGAKFGIPEVKRGLVAAAGGVMMLPDQIPERIAMELALTGDFIDAKRAYELGLINEVTEGSALDAAKALAARIAANGPLAVKVSKQIMKQSRGWAMDERYKKQGELIGPVFVSEDAREGAAAFAEKRKPNWKGK; the protein is encoded by the coding sequence TTGAGCGATACCGAAACCCCCGAAGTTCTGACCGAAGTCGACGACGGCGTCCTGATCGTCACGATCAATCGCCCTGAAGCGAAGAACGCCATGTCGAAGGCCGCCGCGGAAGGCATAGCGGCGGCGATGGACCGGCTCGATAACGAGGACGACCTGCGGGTCGGCATCCTCACCGGCGCGGGTGGGACGTTCTGTTCGGGGATGGACCTCAAAGGCTTCTTGCGCGGCGAAAGCCCGACGGTCGAGGGTCGCGGTTTCGGCGGCGTCGTTCAGGCGCCACCGGCCAAGCCGCTGATCGCCGCGGTCGAAGGCTATGCGCTCGCGGGCGGGCTAGAACTGATGATCGCCTGCGACCTCGTCGTCGCCAATGCGGGCGCGAAATTCGGCATTCCCGAGGTCAAGCGCGGCCTCGTCGCGGCGGCGGGCGGCGTGATGATGCTGCCCGACCAGATTCCCGAACGCATCGCGATGGAACTCGCGCTGACGGGCGACTTCATCGATGCCAAGCGCGCCTATGAACTCGGCCTCATCAATGAAGTGACCGAAGGCAGCGCGCTCGACGCTGCTAAAGCGCTAGCCGCCCGTATCGCCGCCAACGGTCCGCTCGCGGTCAAGGTTTCGAAGCAGATCATGAAGCAGTCGCGCGGCTGGGCGATGGACGAACGCTACAAGAAGCAGGGCGAACTGATCGGCCCCGTCTTCGTTTCCGAAGACGCCCGCGAAGGTGCAGCTGCCTTCGCCGAGAAGCGCAAGCCCAATTGGAAGGGTAAATGA
- a CDS encoding acyl-CoA dehydrogenase family protein: MPVIDVPQPEFMEDEEISIFADAVGKFYQQHAPEKRVHKWREDGQVEREFWREAGAAGLLGVSVPEEYGGHGGDFRHDMVVIDQQAKHGVEGFAASLHNTIILPYLVRHGTEEQKQKYLPKLVTGDLVSAIAMSEPDAGSDLQAIKTTALKDGNGYRLNGSKTWISNGQTADFIIVVAKTDPSEGHKGISLMLLETEGAEGFQRGKKLDKIGLDAQDTSELFFDDVFVPSDNILGGVEGKGFYQLMGELPQERLVIAMGAMTGIEKALEVTVEYVKNRKAFGKTIWDFQNTQFTLADLKARGTAARVFVNDCIAKLLKGELDVATASMAKYWVTELQSEVVDKCLQFHGGAGYINDYAIARMYRDTRIARIYGGSNEIMKMLIARSM, translated from the coding sequence ATGCCCGTCATCGACGTACCGCAGCCCGAATTCATGGAAGACGAGGAAATCTCGATCTTCGCCGACGCCGTGGGCAAGTTCTATCAGCAGCACGCGCCCGAAAAGCGCGTCCACAAATGGCGCGAGGACGGCCAGGTCGAACGCGAATTCTGGCGCGAGGCGGGTGCGGCCGGCCTGCTCGGCGTTTCCGTTCCGGAAGAATATGGCGGCCATGGCGGCGATTTCCGCCATGACATGGTGGTGATCGACCAGCAGGCCAAGCACGGCGTCGAAGGTTTCGCCGCAAGCCTGCACAACACGATCATCCTGCCCTATCTCGTGCGCCACGGGACCGAGGAGCAGAAGCAGAAATACCTGCCCAAGCTGGTCACCGGCGACCTCGTCAGCGCGATCGCGATGTCGGAACCCGATGCCGGGTCCGACCTGCAGGCGATCAAGACCACCGCGCTGAAGGACGGCAACGGCTATCGCCTCAACGGGTCGAAGACCTGGATCTCGAACGGTCAGACGGCGGACTTCATCATCGTTGTCGCCAAGACCGATCCCAGCGAGGGCCACAAGGGCATTTCGCTGATGCTGCTCGAAACCGAGGGGGCAGAGGGGTTCCAGCGCGGCAAGAAACTCGACAAGATCGGGCTCGATGCGCAGGACACATCGGAACTGTTCTTCGACGACGTGTTCGTGCCCTCGGACAACATCCTCGGCGGGGTCGAGGGCAAGGGCTTCTATCAGCTCATGGGCGAGCTGCCGCAGGAACGGCTCGTGATCGCGATGGGCGCGATGACGGGAATCGAGAAGGCGCTCGAAGTGACCGTCGAATACGTCAAGAACCGCAAGGCCTTCGGCAAGACGATCTGGGATTTCCAGAACACCCAGTTCACTCTCGCCGATCTCAAGGCGCGCGGTACGGCGGCACGGGTGTTCGTCAACGATTGCATCGCCAAGCTTCTGAAAGGCGAACTCGACGTGGCGACCGCGAGCATGGCGAAATACTGGGTGACCGAGCTGCAATCCGAAGTGGTCGACAAGTGCCTGCAGTTCCACGGCGGCGCGGGCTACATCAACGATTACGCCATCGCCCGGATGTACCGCGACACCCGCATCGCGCGGATCTATGGCGGTTCGAACGAGATCATGAAGATGCTGATCGCGCGGAGTATGTGA
- a CDS encoding TonB-dependent receptor — MTRKLAAYAAGLLACSSFTVPAFAQDTEMPEMPEAPEADDSVIIVTATRRAQDVQDIPLAVTAVSPQQLDNQGVDSIQEVVSVATSFTASNAQVASGSVVLRIRGIGTTSNNIGFESAVGIFIDGTYQSRPGVALTELVDVERVEVLRGPQGTTFGRNTSAGALNITNKRPDLNEVGGFVNAGYGNFDEISLQGAVNVPIVEDALALRVTGAYRERDGFITLVDETGTPFDDSNDTDQWLVRAQLGFETEGGVRGRIIGDYSKSNSSCCSPIELYQSPLVTGGAYAAVGLGANGGNGQPTVATTPFDNATFREALNDRVASANFAPIVDIDNWGITGEVEFPVGDDADLIFIGGYRKFASNETYDSDFTALDIFNVDLLDLELETITAELRLQGEAFEGKLNYIIGGFYSDEQIDQSVSFSLGSDYDANVGALLFVPTGGALGAAPLQTLSGGVNPAGTTNTNRFQQSAQSYSIFTHNTFEVFDGFELTLGARYSWEEKEGGFTQTTVNNQICPAILGAFGAGFIPAGLEGPAVQLGCFGFTAPADLPQATQPGLPAAFLPRTFQADFSDEELIYTIRAAYEISPEVNAYGSFTHGYKAGGINLDTTAAVAGADPTFLSEEVDAFEIGLKTRFLDNAVTFNLAAFYSEEVDAFEIGLKTRFLDNAVTFNLAAFYEEFQNFQVLEFTGTAFQTFNVPLAETKGLEIESVIRPSRELTLNAAATILEASYPEDCAGDQTAPQVVSLCGYDLTNAPQVIALFGALWEKPISDSAEFFLSGQVRIESDQRTSTQAIVPPSFPPGSNPTQAQVQAAAAAQPLIIADVQDGNEFINLRAGLRFNDGAYSIEGFVNNLTDNVARGVTFNTTLRGSGAANSRSAFPLQPRTYGVVLRAKF, encoded by the coding sequence ATGACACGTAAGCTTGCAGCCTATGCTGCCGGCCTTTTGGCCTGCAGTTCGTTCACCGTACCCGCCTTTGCGCAGGACACGGAAATGCCCGAGATGCCCGAGGCACCCGAGGCGGATGACAGCGTAATCATCGTGACCGCCACCCGCCGTGCGCAGGACGTGCAGGACATTCCCCTCGCCGTGACCGCGGTCTCGCCGCAGCAGCTCGACAACCAGGGCGTCGACAGCATCCAGGAGGTCGTTTCGGTCGCCACCAGCTTCACGGCCTCCAATGCGCAGGTCGCATCGGGCTCGGTCGTGCTGCGTATCCGCGGCATCGGCACGACCTCGAACAATATCGGCTTCGAAAGCGCGGTCGGCATCTTCATCGACGGCACCTATCAGTCGCGTCCCGGCGTTGCCCTGACTGAACTGGTTGACGTCGAGCGGGTCGAGGTGCTGCGCGGGCCGCAGGGCACGACCTTCGGCCGCAACACGTCGGCCGGTGCGCTCAACATCACCAACAAGCGTCCCGATCTCAACGAGGTCGGCGGCTTCGTGAATGCCGGCTACGGCAATTTCGACGAGATCAGTCTTCAGGGCGCCGTCAACGTGCCGATCGTGGAGGACGCGCTCGCGCTGCGCGTGACCGGTGCCTATCGCGAACGCGACGGGTTCATCACGCTGGTCGATGAGACCGGCACGCCGTTCGACGATTCCAACGACACCGATCAGTGGCTGGTCCGCGCGCAATTGGGCTTCGAGACCGAAGGCGGCGTGCGTGGCCGGATCATCGGCGACTATTCCAAGAGCAATTCGAGCTGCTGCAGCCCGATCGAACTCTACCAGTCGCCGCTGGTGACGGGCGGCGCCTATGCCGCGGTCGGTCTCGGCGCGAATGGCGGCAACGGCCAGCCAACGGTCGCGACCACGCCGTTCGACAATGCGACCTTCCGCGAGGCTCTCAACGACCGCGTCGCATCGGCCAATTTCGCCCCCATCGTCGACATCGACAACTGGGGCATCACCGGCGAAGTCGAATTCCCGGTGGGCGATGATGCGGACCTCATCTTCATCGGCGGCTATCGCAAGTTCGCCTCTAACGAGACCTACGATTCCGATTTCACCGCGCTCGACATCTTCAATGTCGACCTGCTCGACCTCGAACTCGAGACGATCACGGCGGAATTGCGGCTGCAGGGCGAAGCCTTCGAGGGCAAGCTCAACTACATCATCGGCGGTTTCTATTCGGACGAACAGATCGACCAGTCGGTGAGCTTCTCGCTCGGCTCGGATTACGACGCGAATGTCGGGGCGCTGCTGTTCGTCCCCACCGGCGGCGCGCTCGGCGCGGCACCGCTCCAGACGTTGAGCGGCGGGGTCAACCCGGCCGGCACGACGAACACCAACCGCTTCCAGCAGAGCGCGCAGAGCTATTCGATCTTCACTCACAACACCTTCGAGGTGTTCGACGGGTTCGAACTCACGCTCGGCGCGCGCTATTCGTGGGAGGAAAAGGAAGGCGGATTCACCCAGACGACGGTCAACAACCAGATCTGCCCGGCGATCCTCGGCGCGTTCGGCGCGGGCTTCATCCCCGCCGGGCTCGAAGGGCCAGCCGTCCAGCTCGGCTGCTTCGGCTTCACCGCGCCGGCCGACCTTCCGCAGGCGACCCAGCCGGGACTTCCCGCAGCCTTCCTGCCGCGCACCTTCCAGGCCGATTTCAGCGACGAGGAGCTGATCTACACGATCCGCGCCGCCTATGAAATCAGTCCCGAGGTGAACGCCTATGGCAGTTTCACCCACGGCTACAAGGCGGGCGGGATCAACCTCGATACCACCGCCGCCGTGGCCGGAGCGGACCCGACCTTCCTCTCGGAAGAGGTCGATGCCTTCGAAATCGGTCTCAAGACCCGGTTTCTCGACAATGCGGTGACGTTCAACCTCGCCGCGTTCTACTCGGAAGAGGTCGATGCCTTCGAAATCGGTCTCAAGACCCGGTTTCTCGACAATGCGGTGACGTTCAACCTCGCCGCGTTCTACGAAGAGTTCCAGAACTTCCAGGTTCTCGAATTCACCGGGACCGCGTTCCAGACCTTCAACGTGCCGCTGGCCGAGACGAAGGGCCTGGAGATCGAGAGCGTTATCCGGCCGAGCCGCGAACTGACGCTCAACGCCGCCGCGACCATCCTCGAGGCGAGCTATCCGGAAGATTGCGCGGGCGATCAGACGGCTCCGCAGGTGGTGTCGCTGTGCGGCTACGACCTCACCAACGCGCCGCAGGTGATCGCCCTGTTCGGTGCGCTGTGGGAAAAGCCGATCAGCGACAGCGCGGAGTTCTTCCTGTCAGGGCAGGTCCGGATCGAAAGCGACCAGCGCACCTCGACCCAGGCGATCGTGCCGCCGAGCTTCCCGCCCGGCTCCAACCCGACGCAGGCCCAGGTCCAGGCCGCAGCCGCTGCGCAGCCGCTCATCATCGCCGACGTGCAGGACGGCAATGAGTTCATCAACCTGCGCGCGGGGCTCCGCTTCAATGACGGGGCCTATTCGATCGAGGGTTTCGTCAACAACCTGACCGACAACGTGGCTCGCGGGGTGACCTTCAACACCACGCTGCGCGGTTCGGGCGCGGCGAACTCGCGCTCGGCCTTCCCGCTGCAGCCGCGGACCTACGGCGTGGTGCTTCGCGCCAAGTTCTGA